A DNA window from Gorilla gorilla gorilla isolate KB3781 chromosome 19, NHGRI_mGorGor1-v2.1_pri, whole genome shotgun sequence contains the following coding sequences:
- the ZNF366 gene encoding zinc finger protein 366: MQKEMKMIKDEDVHFNLAVKKTPSFPHCLQPVASRGKAPQRHPFPEALRGPFSQFRYEPPPGDLDGFPGVFEGAGSRKRKSMPTKMPYNLPAEEVTLALHSEENKNHGLSNLPLLFSQPPRPKYDSQMIDLCNVGFQFYRSLEHFGGKPVKQEPIKPSAVWPQPTPTPFLPTPYPYYPKVHPGLMFPFFVPSSSPFPFSRHTFLPKQPPEPLLPRKAEPQESEETKQKVERVDVNVQIDDSYYVDVGGSQKRWQCPTCEKSYTSKYNLVTHILGHSGIKPHACTHCGKLFKQLSHLHTHMLTHQGTRPHKCQVCHKAFTQTSHLKRHMMQHSEVKPHNCRVCGRGFAYPSELKAHEAKHASGRENICVECGLDFPTLAQLKRHLTTHRGPIQYNCSECDKTFQYPSQLQNHMMKHKDIRPYICSECGMEFVQPHHLKQHSLTHKGVKEHKCGICGREFTLLANMKRHVLIHTNIRAYQCHLCYKSFVQKQTLKAHMIVHSDVKPFKCKLCGKEFNRMHNLMGHMHLHSDSKPFKCLYCPSKFTLKGNLTRHMKVKHGVMERGLHSQGLGRGRIALAQTAGVLRSLEQEEPFDLSQKRRAKVPVFQSDGESAQGSHCHEEEEEDNCYEVEPYSPGLAPQSQQLCTPEDLSTKSEHAPEVLEEACKEEKEDASKGEWEKRSKGDLGAEGGQERDCAGRDECLSLRAFQSTRRGPSFSDYLYFKHRDESLKELLERKMEKQAVLLGI, encoded by the exons ATGCAGAAGGAAATGAAGATGATCAAAGATGAGGATGTGCATTTCAACTTGGCTGTGAAGAAGACCCCCTCCTTTCCCCACTGCCTGCAGCCAGTGGCTTCTCGGGGAAAGGCTCCCCAAAGGCACCCCTTCCCAGAAGCTCTCCGAGGGCCATTTTCCCAGTTTCGGTATGAACCTCCTCCAGGAGACCTAGATGGGTTCCCCGGGGTCTTCGAAGGAGCAGGGTCTAGGAAACGGAAGAGCATGCCCACAAAGATGCCCTATAACCTCCCTGCAGAAGAAGTCACCCTCGCCCTCCACTCAGAGGAGAACAAAAACCACGGCCTTTCCAACCTCCCTTTGCTGTTCTCGCAGCCCCCGCGCCCCAAGTATGACTCTCAGATGATCGACCTGTGCAACGTGGGCTTCCAATTCTACCGCAGCCTGGAACACTTTGGGGGCAAGCCCGTCAAGCAGGAACCCATTAAGCCCAGCGCCGTGTGGCCCCAGCCAACACCCACTCCATTCCTGCCCACGCCCTATCCCTACTACCCCAAAGTCCACCCGGGCCTCATGTTCCCCTTCTTCGTGCCCTCGTCCTCGCCCTTCCCCTTCAGCCGGCACACCTTCCTGCCCAAGCAGCCCCCGGAACCTCTGCTGCCCCGGAAAGCCGAGCCCCAGGAGAGCGAGGAGACCAAGCAGAAGGTGGAGAGGGTGGACGTGAACGTGCAGATCGATGACAGCTACTACGTGGACGTGGGCGGCTCGCAGAAGCGCTGGCAGTGCCCCACCTGCGAGAAGTCCTACACCTCCAAGTACAACCTGGTCACCCACATCCTGGGCCACAGTGGGATCAAGCCGCACGCGTGCACGCACTGCGGGAAGCTCTTCAAGCAGCTCAGCCACCTGCATACCCACATGCTGACCCACCAGGGCACGCGGCCCCACAAGTGCCAGGTGTGCCACAAGGCCTTCACCCAGACCAGCCACCTGAAGCGCCACATGATGCAGCACAGCGAGGTGAAGCCGCACAACTGCCGCGTGTGCGGCCGCGGCTTTGCCTACCCCAGCGAGCTCAAGGCCCACGAAGCCAAGCACGCCAGTGGGCGCGAGAACATCTGTGTGGAGTGCGGCCTCGACTTCCCCACCTTGGCCCAGCTGAAGAGACACCTCACCACGCACCGGGGCCCCATCCAGTACAACTGCTCCGAGTGTGACAAGACCTTCCAGTACCCGAGCCAGCTGCAGAACCACATGATGAAGCACAAGGACATCCGGCCCTACATCTGCTCAGAGTGCGGCATGGAGTTTGTGCAGCCGCACCACCTCAAGCAGCACTCCCTCACCCACAAG GGTGTGAAGGAGCATAAGTGTGGGATTTGTGGGCGGGAGTTCACCCTGCTGGCCAACATGAAGCGACACGTGCTGATCCACACCAACATCCGCGCCTACCAGTGTCACCTCTGCTACAAGAGCTTCGTGCAGAAGCAGACCCTCAAGGCACACATGATCGTCCACTCTGACGTGAAGCCTTTCAAATGCAAG CTTTGTGGGAAGGAATTCAACCGGATGCACAACCTGATGGGCCACATGCACCTGCACTCAGACAGCAAACCCTTCAAGTGCCTCTATTGCCCTAGCAAATTCACCCTGAAGGGGAACCTGACACGCCACATGAAAGTCAAGCATGGAGTCATGGAGCGGGGCCTTCATTCCCAAG GTCTGGGAAGGGGGAGAATCGCCCTGGCACAGACAGCCGGTGTCCTGAGGAGTCTGGAGCAGGAGGAGCCCTTTGACCTCTCTCAGAAGCGCCGGGCCAAGGTGCCGGTGTTCCAGTCAGACGGGGAGAGTGCCCAGGGCAGCCACTGCcacgaggaggaagaggaggataaCTGCTACGAGGTGGAGCCCTACAGCCCTGGCCTGGCCCCCCAGAGCCAGCAGCTCTGCACACCCGAGGATCTGTCCACCAAGTCGGAGCACGCCCCCGAGGTGCTGGAGGAAGCCtgcaaggaggagaaggaggatgcATCCAAGGGAGAATGGGAGAAGAGGAGCAAGGGTGACCTTGGGGCAGAGGGCGGCCAGGAGAGAGACTGTGCCGGCAGAGATGAGTGTCTCAGCCTCAGGGCTTTTCAGAGTACCCGGCGGGGCCCCTCTTTTTCTGATTACTTATACTTCAAGCACAGAGATGAGAGTTTGAAAGAATTACTggagaggaaaatggaaaaacaagcaGTGCTTTTAGGTATCTAA